A stretch of Equus caballus isolate H_3958 breed thoroughbred chromosome 11, TB-T2T, whole genome shotgun sequence DNA encodes these proteins:
- the KRT13 gene encoding keratin, type I cytoskeletal 13, translating to MASRLQSSAASYGGGFGGGSCQLGGGRSVSTYSTRCVSGGSAGGYGGGVSCGFGGGAGGGFGGGFGGGFGGGFGGGFGGGFGGGFGGGCGGGFGGGFGDFRGGDGGLLSGNEKITMQNLNDRLASYLDKVRALEEANADLEVKIRDWHLKQSPTSPERDYSPYFKTIEELRDKILAATIDNNRVILEIDNARLAADDFRLKYENELTLRQSVEADINGLRRVLDELTLSKTDLEMQIESLNEELAYMKKNHEEEMKEFSNQVVGQVNVEMDATPGIDLTRVLAEMREQYEALAEKNRRDAEEWFHSKSAELNKEVSTSTALIQTSKTEITELRRTLQSLEIELQSQLSMKAGLESTVAETECRYALQLQQIQGLISSIEAQLSELRSEMECQNQEYKTLLDIKTRLEQEIATYRSLLEGQDAKMTGFISSAGNTSTTTTTSIRRTSETRKP from the exons ATGGCCAGTCGCCTGCAGAGCTCTGCCGCCAGCTATGGGGGCGGTTTCGGGGGTGGCTCTTGCCAGCTGGGAGGGGGCCGCAGTGTCTCTACCTACTCAACCCGCTGTGTCTCCGGGGGATCAGCTGGAGGCTACGGGGGTGGCGTGAGCTGCGGCTTCGGTGGAGGGGCTGGTGGTGGTTTCGGCGGTGGTTTCGGCGGTGGCTTCGGCGGTGGCTTTGGAGGTGGCTTTGGAGGTGGCTTTGGAGGTGGCTTTGGAGGTGGCTGTGGTGGGGGTTTTGGCGGTGGCTTTGGTGACTTCCGTGGTGGCGATGGTGGCCTCCTCTCCGGCAACGAGAAGATCACTATGCAGAACCTCAACGACCGCCTGGCCTCCTACCTGGACAAGGTGCGCGCCCTGGAGGAGGCCAATGCCGACCTGGAGGTGAAGATCCGAGACTGGCACCTGAAGCAGAGCCCCACCAGCCCGGAGCGTGACTACAGTCCCTACTTCAAGACCATCGAGGAGCTGCGGGACAAG ATCCTGGCGGCCACCATCGACAACAACCGGGTCATCCTGGAGATTGACAATGCCAGGCTGGCTGCGGACGACTTCAGGCTCAA GTATGAGAACGAGCTGACCCTGCGTCAGAGCGTGGAGGCCGACATCAACGGCCTGCGCCGGGTGCTGGACGAGCTGACCTTGTCCAAGACCGACCTGGAGATGCAGATCGAGAGCCTGAACGAGGAGCTGGCCTACATGAAGAAGAACCACGAGGAG GAGATGAAGGAGTTCAGCAACCAGGTGGTAGGCCAGGTCAACGTGGAGATGGACGCCACGCCGGGCATTGACCTGACCCGCGTGCTGGCGGAGATGAGGGAGCAGTACGAGGCCTTGGCGGAGAAGAACCGCCGGGATGCCGAGGAATGGTTCCACAGCAAG AGTGCAGAGCTCAACAAAGAGGTGTCTACCAGCACTGCCTTGATTCAGACCAGCAAGACAGAGATCACGGAGCTCAGGCGCACTCTCCAGAGCCTGGAGATCGAGCTGCAGTCCCAGCTTAGCATG AAAGCCGGGTTGGAGAGCACGGTGGCGGAGACCGAGTGCCGCTACGCCCTGCAGCTGCAGCAGATCCAGGGGCTCATCAGCAGCATCGAGGCCCAGCTGAGCGAGCTCCGCAGTGAGATGGAGTGCCAGAACCAGGAGTACAAGACGCTGCTGGACATCAAGACGCGGCTGGAGCAGGAGATCGCCACCTACCGCAGCCTGCTGGAGGGCCAGGACGCCAA gatGACCGGCTTCATCTCCTCAGCAG GAAACACCAGCACCACAACTACCACCTCCATTCGCCGCACTTCGGAGACCCGTAAGCCTTGA
- the KRT15 gene encoding keratin, type I cytoskeletal 15, with the protein MSTTFLQTSSSTFGGGSTQGGSLWAGGGGLGGGSLYGGGGSRSISASSARFVSSGSGGGYRGGLSCGFGGGAGSGFSGSLGGGLGGGFGGGFGGGYGGGFGGGFGDFGGGDGGLLSGNEKTTMQNLNDRLASYLDKVRALEEANADLEVKIRDWYQKQSPASPERDYSPYFKTIEELRDKILAATIDNSRVILEIDNARLAADDFRLKYENELTLRQSVEADINGLRRVLDELTLSKTDLEMQIESLNEELAYMKKNHEEEMKEFSSQLAGQVNVEMDAAPGVDLTRVLSEMREQYEGMAEKNRRDAEAWFFSKTEELNKEVASNTEMIQTSKTEITELRRTMQGLEIELQSQLSMKAGLENSLAEVECRYALQLQQIQGLISSLETQLSELRCEMEAQNQEYKTLLDIKTRLEQEIATYRSLLEGQDARLAGIGTGEASLGGGSGGKVRINIEESVDGKVVSSRKREV; encoded by the exons ATGAGCACCACCTTTCTGCAGACTTCTTCCTCCACCTTTGGGGGTGGCTCTACCCAGGGGGGGTCCCTCTGGGCTGGGGGTGGCGGCCTTGGTGGTGGGAGTCTCTATGGGGGAGGTGGAAGCCGCAGCATCTCTGCTTCTTCTGCTAGGTTTGTCTCCTCGGGGTCAGGAGGGGGCTACAGGGGTGGCTTGAGCTGTGGCTTCGGTGGAGGGGCTGGTAGTGGTTTCAGTGGAAGCCTGGGAGGTGGCCTCGGAGGTGGCTTCGGAGGTGGCTTTGGAGGTGGCTATGGTGGGGGTTTTGGCGGTGGCTTTGGTGACTTTGGTGGTGGCGATGGTGGCCTCCTCTCCGGCAATGAGAAGACCACCATGCAGAACCTCAACGACCGCCTGGCCTCCTACCTGGACAAGGTGCGCGCCCTGGAGGAGGCCAACGCTGACCTGGAGGTGAAGATCCGAGACTGGTACCAGAAGCAGAGCCCGGCCAGCCCGGAGCGTGACTACAGCCCCTACTTCAAGACCATCGAGGAGCTGCGGGACAAG ATCCTGGCGGCCACCATTGACAACTCCCGGGTCATCTTGGAGATCGACAATGCCAGGCTGGCTGCAGATGACTTCAGACTCAA GTATGAGAATGAGCTGACCCTGCGCCAGAGCGTGGAGGCCGACATCAACGGCCTGCGCCGGGTGTTGGACGAGCTGACCTTGTCCAAGACCGACCTGGAGATGCAGATCGAGAGCCTGAACGAGGAGCTGGCCTACATGAAGAAGAACCATGAAGAG GAGATGAAGGAGTTCAGCAGCCAGCTGGCCGGCCAGGTCAACGTGGAGATGGATGCGGCACCGGGCGTGGACCTGACCCGCGTGCTGTCGGAGATGAGAGAGCAGTACGAGGGTATGGCGGAGAAGAACCGCCGGGATGCTGAAGCCTGGTTCTTCAGTAAG ACGGAGGAGCTAAACAAGGAGGTGGCCTCCAACACAGAGATGATCCAGACCAGCAAGACGGAGATAACAGAGCTAAGACGCACAATgcaggggctggagattgagctGCAGTCCCAGCTCAGCATG AAAGCTGGCCTGGAGAACTCACTGGCAGAGGTTGAGTGCCGCTACGCCCTGCAGCTGCAGCAGATCCAGGGGCTCATCAGCAGCCTGGAGACCCAGCTGAGCGAGCTCCGCTGTGAGATGGAAGCTCAGAACCAGGAGTACAAGACGCTGCTGGACATCAAGACGCGGCTGGAGCAGGAGATCGCCACCTATCGCAGCCTGCTGGAGGGCCAGGATGCCAG GTTGGCTGGCATTGGCACTGGAGAAG CCTCCCTGGGAGGCGGCAGCGGCGGCAAAGTCCGCATCAACATTGAGGAGTCAGTGGACGGAAAGGTGGTTTCTTCCCGCAAGAGAGAAGTCTAA